One window of the Trifolium pratense cultivar HEN17-A07 linkage group LG2, ARS_RC_1.1, whole genome shotgun sequence genome contains the following:
- the LOC123911611 gene encoding peroxidase 11 isoform X1 codes for MHGKSQRCNTTLHSTYYIISYSYLSLQPCILLKLSSNNTLTMDSSFLLKFFFLHIVLLFGCFGDNRLYASEPQLTLDYYASTCPTLFDIVRKEMECSVLSDPRNAASIVRLHFHDCFIQGCDGSILLDDTYTLKGEKKAATNIHSLKGFEVIDKIKNFVESECPGIVSCADILTIAARDAVILVGGPYWDVPVGRKDSVTAGFELANTNLPTPDESLVSIIPKFFYQGLSVTDMVALVGSHTIGMARCQNFRSRIYGDYESTSMKNPISDNQLNNLKSICPPIGGGDNNITAMDYVTPNLFDNSFYQLLLKGEGVLNSDQEMYSSVFGIQTRELVKKYAADSLAFFQQFSDSMVKMGNITNSESFVTGEVRKNCRFVNT; via the exons ATGCATGGAAAAAGTCAAAGGTGCAACACTACACTTCACAGCACTTATTATATAATCTCTTATTCCTATCTATCTCTCCAACCCTGCATTCTTCTAAAACTAAGCTCTAATAATACACTAACAATGGATTCTtcatttcttttgaaatttttctttttacatatTGTTCTTTTGTTTGGCTGTTTTGGTGACAATAGATTGTATGCTAGTGAGCCTCAACTAACACTTGATTACTATGCATCAACTTGTCCTACTTTGTTTGATATTGTTAGGAAAGAAATGGAATGTTCGGTGCTTTCTGATCCTCGTAATGCAGCTTCGATCGTTCGGCTTCACTTCCACGACTGCTTTATTCAG GGATGCGATGGATCGATCTTACTTGATGATACATACACACTTAAAGGTGAGAAGAAAGCAGCTACAAACATCCACTCTTTAAAAGGCTTTGAAGTTATCGATAAAATCAAGAACTTTGTTGAATCAGAGTGTCCCGGAATTGTTTCTTGTGCTGATATACTAACTATTGCAGCTAGAGATGCTGTGATTCTG GTTGGTGGACCATATTGGGATGTTCCTGTTGGAAGGAAGGATTCTGTGACTGCAGGTTTTGAACTTGCTAACACCAATCTTCCAACTCCTGACGAGAGCCTCGTCTCTATCATTCCGAAGTTTTTTTATCAAGGCCTATCAGTCACTGATATGGTAGCTCTAGTTG GATCCCACACCATTGGCATGGCAAGGTGTCAGAATTTTCGATCAAGAATATACGGAGACTACGAATCAACTTCCATGAAAAATCCAATCTCAGATAATCAGCTCAACAATCTGAAGTCTATTTGTCCACCAATTGGGGGAGGAGACAATAACATAACAGCAATGGACTACGTGACGCCTAATCTTTTCGACAATTCTTTCTACCAGTTACTGTTAAAAGGCGAGGGAGTTCTTAACTCGGATCAAGAAATGTACTCGAGTGTGTTCGGAATTCAAACAAGAGAGCTTGTCAAGAAGTATGCAGCAGATTCTTTGGCTTTCTTTCAGCAATTTTCAGATTCAATGGTCAAAATGGGAAATATCACAAATTCAGAAAGCTTTGTTACCGGAGAAGTTAGGAAGAATTGCAGATTTGTGAACACATAA
- the LOC123911608 gene encoding ASC1-like protein isoform X2, which yields MGLVQQLTSVDWQQQSYPAFQDFFLLPFFAFLFPSLRFILDRFIFEKVARRLIFGKGHEGLDYKTDDRSKKIRKFKESAWKCIYFLSAEIFALSVTYDEPWFTDTKYFWVGPGNQIWPDQKIKLKLKGLYMYCAGFYSYSILALIFWETRRSDFGISMTHHVASLSLIVLSYIFRFVRVGSVVLALHDATDVFLEIGKMSKYSGAETIASFAFILFVLSFTILRCIYYPFWVLRSTSYEVVVALKSEMSWVDATIYYYVFNTLLFCLLVLNIFWWVLMLRMLAAQIRARGKVSEDIRSDSEDENEHQE from the exons GGCAACAACAATCCTACCCTGCTTTTCAGGATTTCTTCCTTCTTCCTTTCTTTGCTTTCTTATTTCCTTCCCTTCGTTTCATTCTCGACAGGTTCATTTTTGAG AAAGTAGCTAGACGGTTGATTTTTGGAAAAGGACATGAGGGGCTTGATTATAAGACAGATGATAGGAGCAAAAAGATTAGGAAATTTAAGGAATCGGCATGGAAATGCATTTATTTTCTATCAGCAGAAATTTTTGCGTTGTCTGTAACATATGACGAGCCTTGGTTTACTGATACAAAATACTTTTGGGTTGGGCCAGGGAATCAGATATGGCCGGATCAAAAGATTAA ATTGAAATTGAAGGGACTATATATGTATTGTGCTGGCTTTTATTCATACTCCATACTTGCTTTAATATTCTGGGAAACAAGACGCTCGGACTTTGGCATTTCGATGACACATCATGTTGCGTCTCTCAGTCTCATTGTGTTATCCTACATTTTTAG GTTTGTTCGAGTTGGATCAGTTGTTTTAGCTCTTCATGATGCTACTGATGTGTTTCTGGAGATAGGGAAAATGTCAAAATACAGCGGTGCTGAAACAATTGCTAGCTTTGcatttattctttttgttttgtctttCACCATACTGCGTTGCATTTACTATCCATTCTGGGTTCTTCGAAGTACAAG CTATGAAGTTGTTGTCGCTTTGAAATCGGAAATGAGTTGGGTGGATGCTacaatatattattatgtatttAATACTCTTCTATTCTGCTTGCTTGTTCTTAATATATTTTGGTGGGTGCTCATGCTTCGGATGCTTGCTGCTCAAATCCGCGCAAGAGGAAAAGTTAGTGAAGATATTCGATCTG ATTCTGAAGATGAAAATGAACACCAAGAATGA
- the LOC123911610 gene encoding uncharacterized protein LOC123911610, protein MEDVITEAAPPSRLLEEDLNNFTQPSPLLPSPFLLFRHPQQPLKPNLLIIAISPPSLSLFHKFLTPQTLTASLILPELPFSNPNKHTLDIHSLSSNILIAAVRSPIPDVRAYAVADVLLSDKIQPESVIILDSIKPMNHRGMLSSDEAVAFKLESFAERNVDGEKLLDGLEYYPSGSVVDGLGAAILGRCQILKIRAGLCVSWPQFDSSVVFLLKDLLRGLREFDFGLSDDEVLKFGRSKDHVFQSHLYI, encoded by the coding sequence ATGGAAGATGTAATAACAGAAGCAGCACCACCATCAAGATTACTAGAAGAAGACCTAAACAATTTCACACAACCTTCTCCACTTCTTCCTTCACCTTTTCTCCTCTTCCGCCACCCTCAACAACCCCTTAAACCTAACCTCCTCATCATCGCTATCTCTCCaccttctctttctcttttccacAAATTCCTCACTCCTCAAACCCTAACCGCCTCACTCATCCTCCCTGAACTCCCGTTCTCCAATCCTAACAAACATACCCTCGACATTCACTCTCTCTCCTCAAACATTCTCATCGCCGCCGTTCGCAGTCCTATTCCTGATGTTCGTGCTTATGCCGTTGCTGATGTTCTTCTCAGCGATAAGATCCAACCGGAGTCGGTTATTATTCTTGATTCTATTAAGCCGATGAATCACCGCGGGATGCTTTCGTCGGATGAGGCGGTGGCTTTTAAACTTGAGAGCTTTGCTGAAAGGAATGTGGATGGAGAGAAGTTGTTGGATGGATtggagtattatccatctggaAGTGTTGTTGATGGTCTTGGTGCTGCTATTCTTGGGAGATGTCAGATTTTGAAAATTAGGGCTGGTTTGTGTGTTTCTTGGCCTCAATTTGATTCAtctgttgtttttttgttgaaggATTTGCTTCGTGGTTTGagagagtttgattttggtttgAGTGATGATGAGGTTTTGAAATTTGGGAGGAGTAAGGATCATGTTTTTCAATCTCACttgtatatttga
- the LOC123911608 gene encoding ASC1-like protein isoform X1 codes for MGLVQQLTSVDWQQQSYPAFQDFFLLPFFAFLFPSLRFILDRFIFEKVARRLIFGKGHEGLDYKTDDRSKKIRKFKESAWKCIYFLSAEIFALSVTYDEPWFTDTKYFWVGPGNQIWPDQKIKLKLKGLYMYCAGFYSYSILALIFWETRRSDFGISMTHHVASLSLIVLSYIFRFVRVGSVVLALHDATDVFLEIGKMSKYSGAETIASFAFILFVLSFTILRCIYYPFWVLRSTSYEVVVALKSEMSWVDATIYYYVFNTLLFCLLVLNIFWWVLMLRMLAAQIRARGKVSEDIRSALTWYILHTHNIHMFEANWISCSKLQHAVTDQSRPISNLRPISNLRPILHCSVKLSLNLNCSI; via the exons GGCAACAACAATCCTACCCTGCTTTTCAGGATTTCTTCCTTCTTCCTTTCTTTGCTTTCTTATTTCCTTCCCTTCGTTTCATTCTCGACAGGTTCATTTTTGAG AAAGTAGCTAGACGGTTGATTTTTGGAAAAGGACATGAGGGGCTTGATTATAAGACAGATGATAGGAGCAAAAAGATTAGGAAATTTAAGGAATCGGCATGGAAATGCATTTATTTTCTATCAGCAGAAATTTTTGCGTTGTCTGTAACATATGACGAGCCTTGGTTTACTGATACAAAATACTTTTGGGTTGGGCCAGGGAATCAGATATGGCCGGATCAAAAGATTAA ATTGAAATTGAAGGGACTATATATGTATTGTGCTGGCTTTTATTCATACTCCATACTTGCTTTAATATTCTGGGAAACAAGACGCTCGGACTTTGGCATTTCGATGACACATCATGTTGCGTCTCTCAGTCTCATTGTGTTATCCTACATTTTTAG GTTTGTTCGAGTTGGATCAGTTGTTTTAGCTCTTCATGATGCTACTGATGTGTTTCTGGAGATAGGGAAAATGTCAAAATACAGCGGTGCTGAAACAATTGCTAGCTTTGcatttattctttttgttttgtctttCACCATACTGCGTTGCATTTACTATCCATTCTGGGTTCTTCGAAGTACAAG CTATGAAGTTGTTGTCGCTTTGAAATCGGAAATGAGTTGGGTGGATGCTacaatatattattatgtatttAATACTCTTCTATTCTGCTTGCTTGTTCTTAATATATTTTGGTGGGTGCTCATGCTTCGGATGCTTGCTGCTCAAATCCGCGCAAGAGGAAAAGTTAGTGAAGATATTCGATCTG CTCTCACTTGGTACATCCTCCACACGCACAATATACATATGTTTGAAGCGAACTGGATTTCCTGCAGTAAACTGCAGCACGCAGTAACTGATCAGAGCCGTCCGATTTCAAATCTGCGTCCGATTTCAAATCTGCGTCCGATATTGCATTGCAGTGTAAAACTGAGTCTTAATCTGAACTGTTCAATTTAA
- the LOC123911611 gene encoding peroxidase 11 isoform X2, with protein sequence MHGKSQRKEMECSVLSDPRNAASIVRLHFHDCFIQGCDGSILLDDTYTLKGEKKAATNIHSLKGFEVIDKIKNFVESECPGIVSCADILTIAARDAVILVGGPYWDVPVGRKDSVTAGFELANTNLPTPDESLVSIIPKFFYQGLSVTDMVALVGSHTIGMARCQNFRSRIYGDYESTSMKNPISDNQLNNLKSICPPIGGGDNNITAMDYVTPNLFDNSFYQLLLKGEGVLNSDQEMYSSVFGIQTRELVKKYAADSLAFFQQFSDSMVKMGNITNSESFVTGEVRKNCRFVNT encoded by the exons ATGCATGGAAAAAGTCAAAG GAAAGAAATGGAATGTTCGGTGCTTTCTGATCCTCGTAATGCAGCTTCGATCGTTCGGCTTCACTTCCACGACTGCTTTATTCAG GGATGCGATGGATCGATCTTACTTGATGATACATACACACTTAAAGGTGAGAAGAAAGCAGCTACAAACATCCACTCTTTAAAAGGCTTTGAAGTTATCGATAAAATCAAGAACTTTGTTGAATCAGAGTGTCCCGGAATTGTTTCTTGTGCTGATATACTAACTATTGCAGCTAGAGATGCTGTGATTCTG GTTGGTGGACCATATTGGGATGTTCCTGTTGGAAGGAAGGATTCTGTGACTGCAGGTTTTGAACTTGCTAACACCAATCTTCCAACTCCTGACGAGAGCCTCGTCTCTATCATTCCGAAGTTTTTTTATCAAGGCCTATCAGTCACTGATATGGTAGCTCTAGTTG GATCCCACACCATTGGCATGGCAAGGTGTCAGAATTTTCGATCAAGAATATACGGAGACTACGAATCAACTTCCATGAAAAATCCAATCTCAGATAATCAGCTCAACAATCTGAAGTCTATTTGTCCACCAATTGGGGGAGGAGACAATAACATAACAGCAATGGACTACGTGACGCCTAATCTTTTCGACAATTCTTTCTACCAGTTACTGTTAAAAGGCGAGGGAGTTCTTAACTCGGATCAAGAAATGTACTCGAGTGTGTTCGGAATTCAAACAAGAGAGCTTGTCAAGAAGTATGCAGCAGATTCTTTGGCTTTCTTTCAGCAATTTTCAGATTCAATGGTCAAAATGGGAAATATCACAAATTCAGAAAGCTTTGTTACCGGAGAAGTTAGGAAGAATTGCAGATTTGTGAACACATAA